The following are from one region of the Halarcobacter sp. genome:
- a CDS encoding ABC transporter ATP-binding protein — MKYVLEIENVSKFFHGLVAIDDLTIKVKPGQIYGIIGPNGAGKTTLFNCVTGIYTPEEGTIKYKGENITGMQPHLIAQRGVLRTFQNIRLFKEMSVAENIMAGYHTKSKQKWYHAIIHTPAYKKDERAAWKKVEELMKFFNLSHLATHPTGDLSYGNQRKVEMARALAANPELLILDEPAAGLNENETKELTEIIRSISKMDIGIMMIEHDMEMVMNLTDYITVINFGKEISQGEPSFVQDDPRVIEAYIGSDDDEDEEQ; from the coding sequence ATGAAATATGTTTTAGAAATAGAAAATGTATCTAAATTTTTTCATGGTTTAGTTGCAATTGATGATTTAACAATCAAAGTTAAACCTGGTCAAATTTATGGAATCATTGGTCCAAATGGTGCAGGTAAAACTACACTATTCAACTGCGTAACTGGTATTTATACTCCTGAAGAGGGAACTATTAAATATAAAGGTGAAAACATCACAGGTATGCAACCACATTTGATTGCACAAAGAGGTGTTCTAAGAACATTTCAAAATATCAGATTGTTTAAAGAGATGAGTGTAGCTGAAAATATCATGGCTGGATATCATACAAAATCAAAACAAAAATGGTATCACGCAATTATTCACACACCTGCATACAAAAAAGATGAAAGAGCAGCTTGGAAAAAAGTTGAAGAGTTAATGAAGTTTTTTAATCTAAGTCATTTAGCTACTCACCCAACTGGAGATTTATCTTATGGAAATCAAAGAAAAGTTGAGATGGCAAGAGCTCTTGCAGCTAATCCAGAACTTTTAATCTTAGATGAACCAGCAGCGGGATTAAATGAAAACGAAACAAAAGAGTTAACAGAGATAATCAGAAGTATCAGTAAAATGGATATTGGGATTATGATGATTGAGCATGATATGGAGATGGTTATGAACTTAACTGACTATATCACTGTAATCAATTTTGGGAAAGAGATTTCTCAAGGTGAGCCAAGTTTTGTTCAAGATGACCCAAGAGTTATTGAAGCTTATATTGGTTCAGATGACGATGAAGATGAGGAGCAGTAA
- a CDS encoding FMN-binding glutamate synthase family protein: METWVLVLACVAIFIFAWYVHDKYVQRKHQILVNYPIIGRLRFVFQEFREPFRQYFGDEKFYESMDKLEWVYSAARDKVNFASFSPSQPLQKPKLMLKHTNIVLNDDEVENDFIVTFGETREKPFVSNSIIGRGPMSDGSISPEGTRAFVYGAKEGDFPINSGEGGLTSNFFVTHNNYDIKYMKEVKGSSFQESSFKLFKLLFNKPVAIDFYRKMVFYKDPEADTYVFNMDKECFYRPDWNVPLEHFPEDVPEDMPDVILQISSGLYGVRTKDGKFDIERYKKQMRFCRMTEIKIAQGAKQTGGKLIGKKVTPAIAHYRNIEPFKDAFSPNRFPYANTNEELFDFIAKLQEASGKPVGIKIVISDNENIEPIAKEIKRRVDLGLSYPDYISIDGGSGGSATAPLDMMERIGMDIRDAIYLVDKILKKYGIRDKVKISASGKILTPDDVIITLCIGADFIQIARGFMMSAGCIRARYCSGAGKHQCPVGLATQDIKKRKHYFVKKHSDYIKNYHNNILKSMKSLLAVMGLKNINELDKDKLIFLDKDSIIHDNIESVFERRVFQNTENADSKDTIK, encoded by the coding sequence ATGGAAACTTGGGTTTTAGTTTTAGCTTGTGTAGCAATATTTATTTTTGCTTGGTATGTTCATGATAAGTATGTTCAAAGAAAACATCAGATTTTGGTTAATTATCCAATTATTGGTAGATTAAGATTTGTTTTTCAAGAGTTTAGGGAACCATTTAGGCAATACTTTGGTGATGAAAAGTTTTATGAATCAATGGATAAACTTGAGTGGGTTTATAGTGCCGCAAGAGATAAAGTAAATTTTGCTTCTTTTTCTCCTTCTCAACCTCTTCAAAAGCCAAAATTAATGTTAAAACATACTAATATTGTTTTAAATGATGATGAAGTTGAAAATGACTTTATAGTTACTTTTGGAGAGACAAGAGAAAAACCTTTTGTTTCAAACTCTATTATAGGAAGAGGTCCTATGAGTGATGGTTCTATTTCACCTGAAGGAACAAGAGCTTTTGTTTATGGAGCAAAAGAGGGAGATTTTCCTATTAATTCAGGGGAAGGTGGATTAACTTCAAACTTCTTTGTTACACACAATAACTATGACATAAAATATATGAAAGAGGTAAAAGGTAGCTCTTTTCAAGAAAGCTCTTTTAAACTATTTAAACTACTATTTAACAAACCTGTAGCAATAGACTTTTATAGAAAAATGGTTTTCTATAAAGACCCTGAAGCTGATACTTATGTATTTAATATGGATAAAGAGTGTTTTTATAGACCTGATTGGAATGTACCATTAGAACACTTTCCTGAAGATGTACCTGAAGATATGCCCGATGTAATTTTACAAATAAGCTCAGGATTATATGGTGTTAGAACTAAAGATGGTAAATTTGATATTGAAAGATATAAAAAGCAAATGCGTTTTTGTCGTATGACAGAGATAAAAATAGCCCAAGGGGCAAAACAAACAGGAGGAAAACTAATTGGGAAAAAAGTTACTCCTGCAATTGCCCATTATAGAAATATTGAACCATTTAAAGATGCTTTTTCTCCAAATAGATTTCCATATGCAAATACAAATGAAGAATTATTTGACTTCATTGCAAAACTACAAGAAGCTTCAGGAAAACCAGTAGGGATAAAAATAGTAATTTCAGATAATGAAAATATTGAACCAATTGCAAAAGAGATTAAAAGAAGAGTTGATTTGGGATTATCTTATCCTGATTATATCTCTATTGATGGTGGTAGTGGAGGAAGTGCTACAGCTCCCCTTGATATGATGGAAAGAATAGGAATGGATATAAGAGATGCCATTTATTTAGTAGATAAAATACTTAAAAAATATGGTATTAGAGATAAAGTAAAAATCTCAGCAAGTGGTAAAATATTAACTCCAGATGATGTAATTATTACTTTATGTATTGGTGCAGATTTTATCCAAATAGCAAGAGGGTTTATGATGAGTGCTGGATGTATTCGAGCTAGATATTGTTCAGGAGCAGGTAAACATCAGTGTCCTGTAGGTTTGGCTACACAAGATATCAAAAAAAGAAAACACTATTTTGTAAAAAAACATTCAGACTATATTAAAAACTATCATAATAATATTTTAAAAAGTATGAAAAGTTTACTCGCTGTTATGGGATTAAAAAATATTAATGAATTAGATAAAGATAAATTGATATTTTTAGATAAAGACTCAATTATTCACGACAATATTGAAAGTGTTTTTGAAAGAAGAGTATTTCAAAATACAGAAAATGCTGACTCAAAAGATACAATAAAATAA
- a CDS encoding bifunctional proline dehydrogenase/L-glutamate gamma-semialdehyde dehydrogenase, whose protein sequence is MKNEETIIQSAIELAEKWQNRATELVSDFDREFYVKMNKMLEHPKDKALLIELMDQSFRCDSYARVADQICFLLEKHGMAHFFTTKDRMLLWLFQNIGKHLPGLSVPMFIDQIRDDTKTVVLKGEKEPFNKHLEMRKKEGTRININLIGEVVLGEEEAEERIEKYLEALKNPNIDYISIKISTIYSQINALNFEDTVDVLVKKLTRIYKQAKKYPYIAPDGTKSNKFINLDMEEYRDLAITVAVFKKTLEQEEFKDFYAGIVLQAYLPDSFNWQKDLCEWAKKRVENGGSPIKFRLVKGANMEMEETEASQKHWEMVTYTDKSDTDSNYKRMARYALLPENAPFMHIGTASHNLFELAFATQLASENGTSEYHTLEMLEGMSEAARLAIREISKNVILYAPTAAKEQFTNAIAYLVRRLDENTGDDNFIRYSFGLKVGTPDWNMQKDLFLKSFEHEATSFVGAKRQQNRLTEKWEDFTTTSYDTKEYHAEADTDFVLPANQEWAKTIVKKWKFDKDTNHDIKPIIVAGEEITEDRKVMEAIDKSQLEDNVLAGKFATANADDLKKAVETAKADVDGWRDLTHEERHAVLKQVAIKVRERRDDLIGVAAAEVGKVFTETDVEVSEAVDFLEFYPYSAHYFEKYQNLKFKGKGVGVVVPPWNFPVAIPLGGVAATLAAGNTVIIKPASVAALTAYEMCKCFWDAGVSKNVLQFVPCPGALAGEHLIANKDVDFVILTGGEDTAATMLKTRPDLFLTAETGGKDATIVTSMADREQAVKNICLSAFNNSGQKCSATSLLVLEEEVYNDEAFKKALIDTAKSMSVGSVWDFKNRIGTLANPVSGNLEKAINSLEKNEEWLVAPEYAGENPYMLKPAIKWGVEEGNFIHKNELFGPVLAVMKAKDLKHAVDIVNSTGYGLTSGIESLDEREVEYWKANLKAGNLYVNRGTTGAIVLRQPFGGMGKSAIGAGRKVGIFNYITQFVEFEEVSTPKVSKTYNTDLTRFIQRVKQNSSNKEQFEMLEVALQSYLENYDNEFSKAKDYCEVRGEDNHFRYLPLKNVLIRVSSDDTIFEVVSRILAAKISGVHYRISINNNDEIKSFLEENKTDLFSGRDTLAQEDDNKFMQSIPNYDKVIYSNLAKVPALVFEKASETLTFIVRQKPMMEGRLELLNYFIEQSISHSFHRYGNIGARGIK, encoded by the coding sequence ATGAAAAATGAAGAAACTATTATTCAATCAGCAATTGAATTAGCAGAAAAATGGCAAAACAGAGCAACTGAACTTGTAAGTGACTTTGACAGAGAGTTCTATGTGAAAATGAACAAAATGCTAGAACATCCAAAAGACAAAGCTCTTTTAATAGAGCTTATGGACCAATCTTTTAGATGTGATTCTTACGCAAGAGTTGCAGACCAAATCTGCTTTTTATTAGAAAAACACGGAATGGCACATTTCTTTACAACAAAAGATAGAATGCTTTTATGGTTATTCCAAAATATAGGTAAACACCTTCCTGGTTTATCTGTTCCAATGTTTATAGACCAAATTAGAGATGATACAAAAACAGTTGTACTAAAAGGTGAAAAAGAGCCTTTTAATAAACACCTTGAAATGAGGAAAAAAGAGGGAACTAGAATAAATATTAACCTTATTGGGGAAGTTGTTCTAGGAGAAGAAGAAGCAGAAGAAAGAATTGAAAAATATCTTGAAGCTTTAAAAAACCCAAATATTGATTATATCTCTATCAAGATTTCAACTATCTATTCTCAAATAAATGCACTAAATTTTGAAGATACTGTTGATGTATTAGTTAAAAAACTAACAAGAATCTATAAACAAGCAAAAAAATACCCATATATTGCTCCTGATGGAACAAAATCAAACAAATTTATAAACCTTGATATGGAAGAGTATAGAGATTTAGCTATTACTGTTGCTGTGTTTAAAAAGACTTTAGAGCAAGAAGAGTTTAAAGACTTCTATGCGGGTATAGTTCTTCAAGCTTATCTTCCAGATTCATTTAACTGGCAAAAAGATTTATGTGAATGGGCTAAAAAAAGAGTTGAAAATGGTGGAAGCCCTATCAAGTTTAGACTTGTGAAAGGTGCTAATATGGAGATGGAAGAAACAGAAGCTTCTCAAAAGCACTGGGAGATGGTTACATATACAGATAAAAGTGACACAGACTCAAATTATAAAAGAATGGCTAGATATGCCCTACTTCCAGAAAATGCTCCATTTATGCATATAGGTACAGCTTCACACAACCTATTTGAATTAGCTTTTGCTACACAATTAGCAAGTGAAAATGGTACAAGTGAATATCATACTTTAGAGATGCTTGAAGGTATGAGTGAAGCAGCTAGATTAGCTATTAGAGAGATCTCTAAAAATGTAATTCTTTATGCTCCAACAGCTGCAAAAGAGCAGTTTACAAATGCAATTGCTTATTTAGTTAGAAGACTTGATGAAAATACAGGTGATGATAACTTTATTAGATATTCATTTGGACTAAAAGTTGGAACACCAGATTGGAATATGCAAAAAGATTTATTTTTAAAATCATTTGAACATGAAGCTACATCTTTTGTTGGTGCAAAGAGACAACAAAATAGACTAACTGAAAAATGGGAAGATTTTACAACAACTTCTTATGATACAAAAGAGTACCATGCTGAAGCAGATACAGACTTCGTACTTCCTGCAAATCAAGAGTGGGCAAAAACTATTGTAAAAAAATGGAAGTTTGATAAAGATACAAACCATGATATCAAACCTATTATTGTTGCTGGAGAAGAGATTACTGAAGATAGAAAAGTAATGGAAGCAATTGATAAGTCTCAATTAGAAGATAATGTTCTTGCTGGTAAATTTGCTACTGCAAATGCTGATGATCTTAAAAAAGCAGTTGAAACAGCAAAAGCAGATGTTGATGGGTGGAGAGATTTAACTCATGAAGAGAGACACGCTGTATTAAAACAAGTAGCTATTAAAGTTAGAGAAAGAAGAGATGACTTAATAGGTGTTGCTGCTGCTGAAGTTGGTAAAGTATTTACTGAAACTGATGTTGAAGTTTCTGAAGCAGTTGACTTCTTAGAGTTTTATCCATATTCAGCTCACTACTTTGAAAAATATCAAAACCTTAAGTTCAAAGGAAAAGGTGTAGGTGTTGTTGTTCCACCATGGAACTTCCCTGTTGCGATTCCTTTAGGTGGTGTTGCTGCTACATTAGCTGCTGGTAATACAGTTATTATCAAACCAGCTTCAGTTGCAGCTCTAACTGCTTATGAGATGTGCAAATGTTTCTGGGATGCTGGAGTTTCTAAAAATGTATTACAATTTGTTCCTTGTCCAGGTGCACTTGCAGGTGAACACTTAATAGCAAACAAAGATGTAGATTTTGTAATCTTAACTGGTGGTGAAGATACAGCTGCAACTATGTTAAAAACAAGACCAGACTTATTCTTAACTGCTGAAACTGGTGGGAAAGATGCAACTATCGTAACAAGTATGGCAGATAGAGAACAAGCTGTTAAAAATATTTGTTTAAGTGCATTTAATAACTCAGGTCAAAAATGTTCAGCAACTTCACTTTTAGTTTTAGAAGAGGAAGTTTACAATGATGAAGCATTTAAAAAAGCTTTAATTGATACTGCAAAATCTATGAGTGTTGGTTCTGTTTGGGATTTCAAAAATAGAATTGGTACTTTAGCAAACCCTGTATCAGGAAACTTAGAAAAAGCAATCAACTCATTAGAGAAAAATGAAGAGTGGCTAGTTGCTCCTGAATATGCAGGGGAAAATCCATATATGTTAAAACCTGCAATTAAATGGGGAGTTGAAGAAGGAAACTTTATTCATAAAAATGAGCTTTTTGGTCCAGTATTAGCTGTAATGAAAGCAAAAGATTTAAAACATGCTGTTGATATTGTAAACTCAACAGGATATGGGTTAACTTCAGGTATTGAGTCTCTTGATGAAAGAGAAGTTGAATACTGGAAAGCAAATCTAAAAGCTGGTAACCTTTATGTAAATAGAGGAACAACTGGTGCTATTGTTTTAAGACAACCATTTGGTGGAATGGGTAAATCTGCAATTGGAGCAGGTAGAAAAGTTGGTATATTTAACTACATCACTCAGTTTGTTGAGTTTGAAGAGGTTTCTACACCAAAAGTATCTAAAACTTACAACACTGATTTAACTAGATTTATCCAAAGAGTTAAACAAAACAGTTCAAACAAAGAGCAATTTGAGATGTTAGAAGTTGCACTTCAATCTTATCTTGAAAACTATGATAATGAGTTTTCAAAAGCAAAAGATTATTGTGAAGTAAGAGGTGAAGACAACCACTTTAGATATTTACCATTAAAAAATGTTTTAATTAGAGTATCAAGTGATGATACAATTTTTGAAGTTGTTTCAAGAATCTTAGCAGCTAAAATTTCAGGAGTACATTATAGAATTTCAATTAATAATAATGATGAAATAAAATCATTCCTTGAAGAGAATAAAACTGATTTATTCAGTGGAAGAGATACTTTAGCGCAAGAAGATGATAATAAATTTATGCAATCAATTCCTAACTATGATAAAGTTATCTACTCTAACCTAGCAAAAGTTCCAGCTTTAGTGTTTGAAAAAGCTTCAGAAACTCTAACTTTTATTGTTAGACAAAAACCAATGATGGAGGGAAGACTAGAGCTTCTTAACTATTTCATTGAACAATCAATCTCGCACTCTTTCCATAGATATGGGAACATTGGTGCAAGAGGTATAAAATAA
- a CDS encoding branched-chain amino acid ABC transporter permease translates to MNRTTIIAALFIAVMAIFPFLVDSAWLSIGITFLVFATVAFSQDIILGRAGVFNMGHAIFFGIGAYTTAILNVQFGFEIIETLPFAIIFPVIIAILLAGPIIHLRGDYLLVATIGFNIIFEQVLKNDIFGLTGGPNGIFGIDVVRIFGYELWSDTAIYYMAYGLLIITLLIIRNLDNSRYGRALYYINKDEIAAKSMGINIPYYKLFAFALGAAIAGAAGSIFAVQYSAVSPESFNFMQSVMFFAIVLVGGSASLPGVIIGTFVMFVLPELFTEFKESRYLIFGAAMVLTMVLRPNGVWPAKFGNIPKFLRPKEGAK, encoded by the coding sequence ATGAATAGAACTACTATAATAGCTGCTCTTTTTATCGCAGTGATGGCAATTTTTCCGTTTTTAGTTGACTCTGCTTGGTTATCAATTGGTATTACATTTTTAGTATTTGCTACAGTTGCATTTTCACAAGATATTATTCTTGGTCGTGCTGGTGTATTTAATATGGGACATGCAATTTTCTTTGGTATTGGAGCATATACAACTGCAATCTTAAATGTACAATTTGGATTTGAAATAATTGAAACACTTCCTTTTGCAATCATTTTCCCTGTTATTATTGCTATTTTATTAGCTGGCCCAATTATCCACTTAAGAGGTGACTATTTATTAGTTGCAACTATTGGATTTAATATTATTTTTGAACAAGTTTTAAAAAATGATATTTTTGGATTAACAGGTGGACCAAATGGTATTTTTGGTATTGATGTAGTTAGAATCTTTGGATATGAATTATGGTCAGATACTGCAATTTATTATATGGCATATGGGCTTTTAATTATTACACTATTAATAATTAGAAATCTTGATAATTCAAGATATGGTAGAGCTTTATACTATATCAACAAAGATGAGATTGCCGCAAAATCAATGGGTATTAATATCCCTTACTACAAACTATTTGCATTTGCTTTAGGTGCTGCTATTGCAGGTGCTGCAGGTTCTATTTTTGCAGTTCAATATTCAGCTGTTTCACCTGAATCTTTTAACTTTATGCAATCAGTTATGTTCTTTGCAATTGTACTTGTTGGTGGTTCTGCATCACTTCCTGGTGTAATTATTGGAACATTTGTGATGTTTGTATTACCAGAACTATTTACAGAGTTTAAAGAATCAAGATATTTAATTTTTGGTGCAGCTATGGTTCTTACAATGGTTCTTAGACCAAATGGTGTATGGCCAGCAAAATTTGGAAATATTCCAAAATTTTTAAGACCAAAAGAGGGAGCTAAATAA
- a CDS encoding ABC transporter ATP-binding protein — MVNNEILLEVKDLEVSYGAIAAIKGISLYVKKGEVVTILGANGAGKTTTLRTISGLLKSKSGHIIFDKNDITKTEAHDIVSLGMSHSPEGRRVFGTLTVEENLMMGAYTLKDHDKETLEWIYDILPRLKERRKQLAGTLSGGEQQMLAIGRAIMSKPKLLILDEPSLGLAPILIKAIFKAVKEIALSGVTVLLVEQNAKAALKLADRAYVLEVGKITHEGTAEELLNSKTIQEAYLGKKH, encoded by the coding sequence ATGGTAAATAATGAAATTCTTTTAGAAGTAAAAGATTTAGAAGTAAGTTACGGAGCTATTGCTGCAATTAAAGGTATCTCACTTTATGTAAAAAAAGGTGAAGTTGTAACAATACTTGGTGCAAATGGTGCTGGTAAAACTACAACACTTAGAACAATTTCTGGGCTTCTAAAATCAAAATCTGGGCATATTATTTTTGATAAAAATGATATTACTAAAACAGAAGCACACGATATTGTATCTTTAGGTATGTCACATTCTCCTGAAGGAAGAAGAGTTTTTGGAACTTTAACAGTTGAAGAAAACCTTATGATGGGTGCTTATACACTAAAAGACCATGATAAAGAGACTTTAGAATGGATTTATGACATTTTACCAAGATTAAAGGAGAGGAGAAAACAGTTAGCAGGAACATTATCTGGTGGTGAGCAACAAATGCTTGCAATTGGTAGAGCAATTATGAGTAAACCAAAACTATTAATTTTGGACGAGCCTTCATTAGGACTTGCACCAATTTTAATTAAAGCAATTTTTAAAGCAGTAAAAGAGATTGCATTAAGTGGTGTTACAGTATTGCTAGTTGAACAAAATGCTAAAGCAGCTCTAAAACTAGCTGATAGAGCATATGTTTTGGAAGTAGGAAAAATTACCCATGAAGGTACAGCTGAAGAGTTGTTAAATTCAAAAACAATTCAAGAAGCATATCTAGGGAAAAAACATTAA
- a CDS encoding branched-chain amino acid ABC transporter permease produces MDIFLQQLINGLTIGSLYALVALGYTMVYGVMKLINFAHGDLVAFSAYVGLTIFTQFFGSSASSFINIIIIFLLTAIIVAFVGVLLERLAYRPLRTAPRLSAVVSALGAALVIQNGIMLIWGPNMLIFPADLLPNTTWNLGGVIITFTQVCILILSAVLMIALFFFINKTKMGTAIRATAIDQDAAKLMGINVNKVVMIIFIIGSMLGAIGGLFIGLYYRALTFDMGWLYGLNAFIAAIIGGIGSIPGAMLGGLLLGLFNALIAGYISTEWAETFTFILLIIILIVRPTGLLGEKTAEKV; encoded by the coding sequence ATGGATATTTTTCTTCAACAGTTAATTAATGGATTAACTATAGGAAGTCTATATGCATTAGTTGCTTTAGGTTATACAATGGTCTATGGGGTAATGAAGTTAATCAACTTCGCCCATGGAGACCTTGTAGCCTTTTCAGCTTATGTGGGGCTTACAATATTTACTCAATTTTTTGGAAGTAGTGCATCTTCTTTCATTAATATTATTATTATATTTTTACTTACTGCAATTATTGTAGCTTTTGTTGGTGTCCTTCTTGAGCGCCTAGCATATAGACCTTTAAGAACGGCACCAAGACTTAGTGCTGTAGTTTCTGCTTTAGGAGCAGCTTTAGTAATTCAAAATGGAATAATGTTAATTTGGGGACCAAATATGTTGATTTTCCCAGCTGACTTATTACCAAATACAACTTGGAATTTAGGTGGTGTGATTATTACATTTACTCAAGTTTGTATTTTAATACTTTCTGCTGTATTGATGATTGCACTTTTCTTTTTTATTAATAAAACGAAAATGGGAACTGCAATTAGAGCAACTGCAATAGATCAAGATGCAGCTAAACTTATGGGAATCAATGTAAACAAAGTTGTAATGATAATCTTCATCATAGGTTCAATGCTTGGAGCTATTGGTGGTTTATTTATTGGACTTTATTATAGAGCTTTAACATTTGATATGGGATGGCTTTATGGATTAAATGCTTTCATTGCAGCAATTATTGGTGGAATTGGTTCAATTCCAGGAGCAATGTTAGGTGGACTTTTACTAGGATTATTTAATGCACTAATTGCAGGATATATCTCAACAGAATGGGCAGAGACATTTACATTTATCTTGCTTATCATTATTCTAATAGTAAGACCAACTGGATTACTTGGTGAAAAAACAGCGGAGAAAGTATAA